AGGTTGTGTTtttcttagtttgttttgttaTCAGATACAAAAGAGTAAGAACATTCTCTTCATGGCCTTTTTCAGTCCTGTTTGTCAGAGTTTTCCTAACATTTTGACTCCTTTTGACTCTGACAACTCTCacaatcattaaagaaatgcaaaaatgaagAATTTAGAAAACTAGACTATGAGAATTTAATGATAGTAGAAAAATTAATGCCATGAGGGGAAAAAATAGTCACGATGTCATTGTAGGTAATCTGAGAATATGATCATTGCCAGAGGAAAGGTAGGTGTTTATGCTAAAGTTACATTCTCTAGACAAGTAATCAACACACAATTATTGTGAACTTACATTTGGCAAGATTACAGAGTTGGGAATTCCCAATGACTGGTAAAAGGGGCATATAACTGGACAGTTCCATGTCTGCAGTTGCTTCTCCAAACCTCCATCTCCTGCTGAGAAAAGAGCCACCAACACCTGCCAAACAGAATTCTAATTTACAACTTGATGGTAGATATCACACATTAATGCTTCCTTCGGGAAGTGCTTTGTGATTTGTTGTCAAGTGTTGATGCCATTGGCTCTTCAATATTTCTTTAAGGTGGTTATGCTCCAAACGGCAGGCAGAATCTTTTGAGAGCAATTTTCAAGAACTTACAGGTGAATCTAAGTCTTTAGAACTTTTAGTTCTATAAAGCAAGATGACTTAGATTAAGgactaacaaaattaaaaacaataatgccCTTCTTGTGAATTTTCACATTCCCGATTCAACAATTACCTGTTCATCTTTGTCCTTTGCCCAAGTAAACACTTGCCTGATAGCCTTGCTCTTTCCAAATTCCTTCTTCCTTAGTCCTTCTGGGTCTACTCAGTGAGCCACATGCATATCTTTATTAATTCTGTTGAATTGTAGAAAATTGAGTCTGATAATCAGGATTGGTTGATCCATTATCTTgaatctattatttaatttttctatttaatttttcccATATCATTTGATTTTCTCATCAAGAAAGTTCAGGAATTCTAACGGCTGAGCTCTTGGAAGACTCGGGTCCTTGGGTCGCAGGCATCATGGACCGATCTAAAGAAAACTGCATTTCAGGGCCTGTGAAGCCTGCAGCTCCAGTTGGAGGTCCAAAACGTGTTCTCGTGACTCAGCAATTTCCTTATCAGAATCCATTACCTGCAAATAGTGGCCAGGCTCAGCGGGTCCTGTGTCCTTCAAATTCTTCCCAGCGTGTTCCTTTGCAAGCACAAAAGCTTGTTTCCAGTCACAAACTGGTTCAGAATCAGAAGCAGAAGCAATTGCAGGCAACCAGTGTACCTCATCCTGTCTCTAGGCCACTGAGTCATACCCCAAAGAGCAAGCAGCCCCTGCCGTCGGCACCTGAAAATACTCCTGAGGAGGAACTGgcatcaaaacagaaaaatgaagaatcaAAAAAGAGGCAGTGGGGTTTGGAAGACTTTGAAATTGGTCGCCCTCTGGGTAAAGGAAAGTTTGGTAATGTTTATTtggcaagagaaaaacagagcaaGTTTATTCTGGCTCTTAAAGTGTTATTTAAAGCTCAGCTGGAGAAAGCCGGAGTGGAGCATCAGCTCAGAAGAGAAGTAGAAATACAGTCCCACCTTCGGCATCCTAATATTCTCAGACTGTATGGTTATTTCCATGATGCTACCAGAGTCTACCTAATTCTGGAATATGCACCACTTGGAACAGTCTATAGAGAACTTCAGAAACTTTCAAAGTTTGATGAGCAGAGAACTGCTACTTATATAACAGAATTGGCAAATGCCCTGTCTTACTGTCATTCGAAGAGAGTTATTCACAGAGACATTAAGCCAGAGAATTTACTTCTTGGATCAGCTGGAGAGCTTAAAATTGCAGATTTTGGGTGGTCCGTACATGCTCCATCTTCCAGGAGGACCACTCTCTGTGGCACCCTGGACTACCTGCCCCCCGAAATGATTGAAGGTCAGATGCATGATGAGAAGGTGGATCTCTGGAGCCTTGGAGTTCTTTGCTATGAGTTTTTAGTTGGGAAGCCTCCTTTTGAGGCAAACACATACCAAGAGACCTATAAAAGAATATCACGGGTTGAATTCACATTCCCTGATTTTGTAACAGAGGGAGCCAGGGACCTCATTTCAAGACTGTTGAAGCATAATCCCAGCCAGAGGCCAATGCTCAGAGAAGTACTTGAACACCCCTGGATCACAGCAAATTCATCAAAACCATCAAATTGCCAAAACAAAGAGTCAACTAGCAAACAGTCTTAGGAATCATGCAGGGGGAGAAATCCTTGAGCCAGGGCTACTGTATAACCTGTCAGGAACATGCTACTGAAGTTTATT
This is a stretch of genomic DNA from Rhinopithecus roxellana isolate Shanxi Qingling chromosome 4, ASM756505v1, whole genome shotgun sequence. It encodes these proteins:
- the LOC104663263 gene encoding aurora kinase A-like isoform X2, which encodes MDRSKENCISGPVKPAAPVGGPKRVLVTQQFPYQNPLPENTPEEELASKQKNEESKKRQWGLEDFEIGRPLGKGKFGNVYLAREKQSKFILALKVLFKAQLEKAGVEHQLRREVEIQSHLRHPNILRLYGYFHDATRVYLILEYAPLGTVYRELQKLSKFDEQRTATYITELANALSYCHSKRVIHRDIKPENLLLGSAGELKIADFGWSVHAPSSRRTTLCGTLDYLPPEMIEGQMHDEKVDLWSLGVLCYEFLVGKPPFEANTYQETYKRISRVEFTFPDFVTEGARDLISRLLKHNPSQRPMLREVLEHPWITANSSKPSNCQNKESTSKQS
- the LOC104663263 gene encoding aurora kinase A-like isoform X1, producing the protein MDRSKENCISGPVKPAAPVGGPKRVLVTQQFPYQNPLPANSGQAQRVLCPSNSSQRVPLQAQKLVSSHKLVQNQKQKQLQATSVPHPVSRPLSHTPKSKQPLPSAPENTPEEELASKQKNEESKKRQWGLEDFEIGRPLGKGKFGNVYLAREKQSKFILALKVLFKAQLEKAGVEHQLRREVEIQSHLRHPNILRLYGYFHDATRVYLILEYAPLGTVYRELQKLSKFDEQRTATYITELANALSYCHSKRVIHRDIKPENLLLGSAGELKIADFGWSVHAPSSRRTTLCGTLDYLPPEMIEGQMHDEKVDLWSLGVLCYEFLVGKPPFEANTYQETYKRISRVEFTFPDFVTEGARDLISRLLKHNPSQRPMLREVLEHPWITANSSKPSNCQNKESTSKQS